The following are encoded together in the Oceanobacillus zhaokaii genome:
- a CDS encoding 5-methyltetrahydropteroyltriglutamate--homocysteine S-methyltransferase, with the protein MANKLTLKADHVGSFLRTEPIKQARKDYTDGKIDKNSLKQVEDKEIEKLVQKQIEVGLKSITDGEFRRSWWHLDFLSGLEGVEQFETEYVSNFKGAKTRNNAIKVVNKVDFDNHYMVEHFTFLKEAVDKYGDGSQVAKFAIPSPNMLFTRIQGDEYYNGNREQFYQDTVAAYQKAIQAFYDAGCRYLQLDDTSWIDFVSEERIEAVVERLNMGVQDIINTRVNCLNDAIAKKPDDMIITMHICRGNFKSTYITSGGYDHISDAIFADLNVDGLFLEYDDKRSGDFEPLKSFKRDDKVVVLGLFTSKFPELEDADMIKERIKEASGYIPLENLALSPQCGFSSTEEGNILTEEEQWNKISHVINLSESVWGKIPAN; encoded by the coding sequence ATGGCAAATAAATTAACATTGAAGGCTGACCATGTAGGAAGTTTTCTAAGAACGGAACCTATTAAACAAGCAAGAAAAGATTATACTGACGGGAAAATTGATAAGAATTCCTTAAAACAAGTAGAAGATAAAGAAATTGAGAAGCTTGTACAAAAGCAAATTGAAGTGGGCCTTAAATCAATAACGGATGGTGAGTTTAGACGCTCATGGTGGCACTTGGACTTCTTATCCGGTTTAGAAGGTGTCGAACAGTTTGAAACGGAATATGTAAGTAACTTTAAAGGTGCAAAAACAAGAAATAATGCCATTAAGGTTGTTAATAAAGTAGACTTTGATAATCATTATATGGTAGAACACTTTACATTCTTAAAAGAAGCAGTAGACAAATATGGTGATGGAAGTCAAGTTGCTAAGTTCGCAATTCCAAGTCCTAATATGCTATTCACGAGAATTCAGGGTGATGAGTATTATAACGGGAACAGAGAGCAATTCTATCAGGATACTGTAGCTGCTTATCAAAAGGCTATTCAAGCTTTCTATGATGCTGGCTGCCGCTATTTGCAATTAGACGATACTTCCTGGATTGATTTTGTTTCAGAAGAACGTATAGAAGCAGTCGTTGAAAGACTCAACATGGGAGTGCAGGACATTATTAATACTAGAGTAAATTGTTTAAATGATGCCATTGCTAAGAAACCCGATGATATGATTATCACGATGCATATTTGTCGTGGGAATTTCAAGTCTACTTATATTACTAGTGGTGGATACGATCATATATCCGATGCGATATTTGCTGACTTAAATGTAGATGGACTCTTCCTGGAATATGATGATAAGCGCTCCGGTGACTTTGAACCGTTGAAAAGCTTTAAACGTGATGACAAAGTTGTCGTACTGGGATTGTTTACATCTAAATTCCCAGAACTTGAGGATGCAGACATGATTAAAGAGAGAATAAAAGAGGCAAGCGGGTATATTCCTTTAGAAAACCTGGCATTAAGTCCACAATGCGGATTTTCCAGTACGGAAGAAGGCAACATCTTAACAGAAGAAGAACAGTGGAATAAAATTAGTCACGTAATTAACCTCAGTGAGAGTGTGTGGGGTAAGATACCTGCTAATTAA